The genomic stretch CGAAGCCGGGCACGGCCGACGCGAAAATCACGCTCCAGGGCGAGGGCAGCCCGCGCATCGTCCTGGGCCCCGGCGAGCACGGGCTGCTGCAGGTGCGCCAGCCGCATTGGATCATCGACGGCTTCGAAATCGATATGGAGGGCCAGACGCCCTTCGCCGTCACCTTTGAGGGCGACGTGACGGGCTCGATGCTCGTCAACTCGGACCTGCACGGCGGCACGGGCGGCGGCGCGGTGACGACGTTCAACAACGCCACCGGGCCCATCATCGAGAACAACCACATCCACGACTTCGTGAAGACCACCGACAACGAGGACTCGCACGGCGTCGTGGTGCAGCCCACGTCGCGCGACGTCACCGTGCGCAACAACGACATCCACGACAACTCCGGTGACTCCGTGCAGTGCCTGGGGCCCGAGGGCTTCAGCAACCTGCCGCCCGCGGAGAACCTGCTGGTGGAGAACAACCACTTCTACGGCAACCGCGAGAACGCCGTGGACATCAAGACGTGCTACGGGGTGACCATCCGCAACAACCGGATGCACCGCTTCCTCCCGACCACCACGGCGCGGGGGGACGTCGTCGTCATCCACTACTCCGCGAGCAACGTGCTGGTGGAGGACAACGAAATCTACGACGGCGCGAAGGGCATCGCGGTGGGCGGCACCCGTGAAGGCGCCATTCCCACCGGCGTCGTCATCCGCCGCAATCGCGTGTACGACATGACCGAGGCCGGAGGCGGGGAGGGTACGGGCATCCGCCTGGAGAACTCGAAGGGCACCATGGTGGTGAACAACACCGTCACCCGCGCGGCCACGGCGCTCATCATCGGCCATGGCACCGGCGGCCCCACCCAGTCCCCGGTGGTGCAGAACAACATCTTCGCGGAAGCCCCCATCGCGGTGAACATGGGCCCGATGGCCCCGGGGATGAGAATGGGCAACAACCTCTTCCCAGCGGGCGCCCAGTTCAAGAAGGACGG from Myxococcus xanthus encodes the following:
- a CDS encoding right-handed parallel beta-helix repeat-containing protein, with translation MPLLMKIRHGNCLRLTFLATSVLLLSLAACSGSDSGGTPVPVQRSTPRPVPMPAPGQTESPTPTRTFATRPPVGVQAVAGTPVAALPEHPDHVNIEDPSPQPAVNATAMVVAAEAPVYTREWVVSTSGNDAGNGSAAQPLRTLNKAIGLASPGELIRVLPGTYAERVIIGDNAKPGTADAKITLQGEGSPRIVLGPGEHGLLQVRQPHWIIDGFEIDMEGQTPFAVTFEGDVTGSMLVNSDLHGGTGGGAVTTFNNATGPIIENNHIHDFVKTTDNEDSHGVVVQPTSRDVTVRNNDIHDNSGDSVQCLGPEGFSNLPPAENLLVENNHFYGNRENAVDIKTCYGVTIRNNRMHRFLPTTTARGDVVVIHYSASNVLVEDNEIYDGAKGIAVGGTREGAIPTGVVIRRNRVYDMTEAGGGEGTGIRLENSKGTMVVNNTVTRAATALIIGHGTGGPTQSPVVQNNIFAEAPIAVNMGPMAPGMRMGNNLFPAGAQFKKDGKPVDLTAYQSTSGDTTSRLGSADLGAAFAPGPMALDSGADVGIPFCGGGPDIGAVELGC